The window ATCTCGtcaaaaaagaattctaggtctcacagagtggatatcatagaaaagtaccttagagagggtaaactgcagatcaacaccgttaggattgtagagtttgctgcaaggattctctatataaaatttgggctgaaactgacaacgtttagctaccgatcgtcaagcagaaaacttaaaaacttaatctttctctctttatttctctctcctctgcaCGCCGCACCTGCAATAATATCTTTTCCTcacgttttctttttttttaatttattttatttactgaTTTGAGCTCAATAGATCCAATTGTTTAAGCCCACGTGTTGACGGCACCCAACAAGATTATATAgaaaaaaatctataaaaaataGTACGCATAACCTAAAATCCAAAAAGAAATCATAGAGAGAGAAAATCTAAGGAGAGATAATCCACCGAGAACCGAAAGAGAGAAATTGAGAAAGaaaatatatagagagagaaaataaagGATAGGGAAAATAATAAAGAGAGAACAATTACTCGTAGCATCAATGAGGAACAATATAACCATGACACTAATCAAATAAGAGGAGATATCGGAATCAAGAAAGCAATTGATAAATTACACTAGGAGAAAAATTATCAAGAGAAAATTGAAGGtgcaaataattatttttataatttattttaaaattttttattatctatattTGGTGAAAAAGATTATTGGAGATGAAAAATTATGATAGTAACTTTTCTTGGATCGAAAGATTTAAAAGAAATCATCTTGCATGATTGTAAAGATGTGACGGATAATAGAGATTTTATCTTACTAACCGAACCAGAGTTCGATTTTTAAAAGAGAAGACAATGAAAGAGCATTGAAATTTTACTCTCAATTAATACTAGATGAAAGTATTATTTCATGAGTCTCTAGAGAAGTTTGATTGATCATAAAAATACTTATGAAGGAGATACATATCTTCCTATACCATGTGAAAGTAAACTTATGAAAATTATATGATATAATTCTAGAAGAAAGTGAAAATTGAAGATATCAATATAGATCAAGCAAAAACAAGACTCAAATTACTATGTAGatagtatttatttttattagaagcataaaataattttacttccctatataatttttttttttatagagcaAGTAATTAAAGAATTTATAGTGTTATTGATGCTACCGTGAAATGATAAAGAAATCATATATCCATGCAAATGATTATGTTAATATGATTGATTTCACATTTGAAGATTGATTCAATAAATCTAACAAAATTACTTTTAAACAAGtcaaaattttataattgatTAAGGCAAACAAAATAGATGACTACTATCGATTGCGTAATAATAtcaataaagaaaaaataaaatcaagcttcaaaattttcaaattatatattaaatagaaaaaaGACATCAAATTGAAAGACTTAAAAGtgacatatttatgtatatatatgtatatatatatacacatatatacataattaCCAAATTGTTGTAATTGGGATGTCCATTCTTCTTGCTTTTATGTAAGTTCCTCTTCTTGTTGTGTTCTTTCATGCACAGCAATGAGCAGATCACGTTATATCAACTACCATTCACTGCATTCTTTCACAGAAATAGAGAATGAAGTTTAAATCATCTGACATGCGTGTTTCCATTAGACTGATGAATCATGCCAGCAAAAGAAGAACCACTAAACTAAAACAAGTTCCACCCTGAACATGAGCAGAACAGAACCTACCTTCATTTGTGCAAGTATGTCAGTTCAAGTCAGCTCGCTGAGTCTCCCTACTTTGATCTCTCACTTCACATCATTCCATCCCAAAAATGGCCGTGTGGCAAGCTGCCACATCTGGTTTAGAAGTCTGATGATAGTAGGAAGGTGGTGGTGCAACCCAATCCCCCACATAGTTGTATCCCCCGTAACCATTACCACCAAAGGATCCAACGGTGGTGACACAAGGAGGGAAGGAGTAGCACTGACTACTGCTCTGAGATTGTTCTTGCTGTCGTTCCGGTAGCTCACTTCCACTCTCTTGGCTCATGTCGTTGTTGGAATAAGCAGCGGCGAGGTCCATGGCTACACTAGAGGAGGAGAACAGGCCAAAGTCTAAAGCTTGGCCGTgttgctggtggtggtggtggtgttggtggAGAGTGAGCAGGGAGCAGAAGTCGTGATCCTGCTTCATGGGGATGTTGGCGATGAGACCGAGAGTGGCCCAAGGATCATGGTGTTCGATCTGATGCCTGACATCGACGCTCATGGTATCAGAAGAGGTGGATGCCGACGACCTCCCAGCGATGCCGCCAACGGGGAGATTACTGCTAACGATGCGCTCCACATCGTAGCGACTCATGTCGAAGTTGGTCACCGCATTGACTCCCCGGAACTTGATCGCTGCGATATCATACGCCTCCGCCGCTTCTTCCTGCGTACCTGAAAGCACCAAAATCCCAATCGATCTTCCATGCTTACTATGTGTATTCTTATGGCATTCTCGAACCACTTACTGAAGGTTCCAAGGTAGAGGTCTTTGTTGCCTGCTACTCTTCCGATCCTTGCTTGCCACCGACCATGTTGATGGTGTCTGCAAACACACAGACAACCCTTATCGATGCTAAAGGATAATGGTCATATGTATCCCAAGTTGAACATGGAACAGACCTGGTGACTCCTCTGTAGATGGAGGCGCCCCTGGAGAACCCACTGCTCTTCCTACAAGAACAACAACCACaagtcaacatcatcatcatcatcatcatcatgtgcaCGCTGTCTATGCCACCATGCAAGCAGCCATGCGGCGGTTCTTCACCTTCTTAGGGAggcgacgaactcttggcgagtCATGTTCTTCATCTCCTCCAGCTCCTTCTCATAGTTAGAGACCTACACGGATGTGCACCAGGCGTTCACGTACATCAGATAGATACGCGTATAACTACAGCATTCATCCGGTAGTGAACCTCGTTGTCTACTACATACAGGGAAGTTGGTGGTGGTGGTTGGACCCCAGTATTTGAGCGCTGCGAGATCGTACGCCCTCGCCGCCTTCTCCTCCTTATCATAACCACCTATGATATCATCAAAAGAAAAAGCAAAGAAATGCCTTACACTGTATTTATTGGGAGATTTCGTCAAAGTATGGAAGAGAACAAAAAGGTTAGGCACCTAAATAGACTGCAGCGGGGAGCAGCATGACGGCAACGAGCACCAGCGAACGTAGCAAACATCGACAACGAAATGGGAGCGCATGTTAGAAGATAGGAGGCTAAAATCTAAAGTGAACGTATGGTTGATGCTAGCTTCGCCGGCGTACCTTGTCGGCCTTTGCGGCTCTGCCCCTGCCGGCGGCAGCTGTTGTCCCACAGGTGCGCCTCGTACCTCCCCGTCCATCGGTGCCTGCCCAGAATATCCCTAGTAGCATCGATACATATGGAAAGAATGGGAACAGCCTTCGCTGGACTAAAGCCCCGCCTTAGTTGCAGTGCAACGTATGGACTTGGTTGTTACCTGGTGACGCCCCGGTAGATGGAAGTCCGCTGACCGAAGCTGTCCGCGGCCATCCGGGACTCTTCCAGCGGCGCCTTCTGCGCTGCCTTGGGCTTCTCCTGCTCCGCAGGGATGCCGCGCTGAAATCCGGCGGCTATGGTCTTCAAGTCGGAGTCGCAAACCCCCTTGGGCCCGGTGTCAACATCCCCGCCGGAGTACCGCCCCGGAggcccccctaggaagtcctccagCTTGGGCCCCATCCCCGCCAGCGCCACCAGCTCCGTCGCTGCGTTGGTCTCCTCGTCCGTCCCCTCGATTCCACCTGAAAAGGTAGGTTGCCGATTACAGAGCTGCtacatcaataaaaaataaaggaaaacacagagagggagagagagagagagagaccatggTGGTGCGGGGCGTCGGAGAAGGCTTCAAGGAGGCACCGCTGCTGGGAGAGGGAGAAATCGAGCCAGTTGTCGGAAGCGTTCATGTTCATTGCCTGCGATCCAAATCGGCCTACGGGAAGACCGAGAAAACCGAGCAGATGGTCGAtttgaagagaagagaaagaaaagcgaGAGACGGACACAGACGTGGAGAGGAGGAGAGAAGATGATGAGACTCAGAGAGATTGAGAGAGAGCACGAGTAACGAGGTATTTTAAATTCCTTATTATTGTTCTTACAATAAAATGTAAAGAAAGCAAAGATAAGATTTAGGCGGGCAAGTGGAAGCCCTTCAGAGGTCGTCTCAGCGGTCATCTTCACCGCTTTCTAAGCAAAGAGATGGCTTGACAATGAATACTGATACTATGAGGTCGGATCCGCGAAGAATTCATCTCCGAATCCGATAAGAATTTTTAAAGAACTGTCCGATTCACATACACACAGCTAAGTGGGTTTCCGCAACACAGCCTCCGGATCCAaaaattctttttgttcttctcgtGTGTGTGCCTTCAATGCTACTAAAGTCACCGAGTGTTATCCTCTCATCAGAATCGTGCCTTTAATACTTTGTTAATTTATTTGAGTTcaaaaccaatttgaattcaaatGGATCGACTTAAATCCGACCAAGTTcggatcaaatcaaatcaaatccatgATATCCAAATCAAAATCGATCCCAACACCGTATTATCACCACCGATGACACGTGTACGGAGCGGAGAAAACAAGCGTGTCGCCGCCTCATCGTACGATGGCGTCGCTCCACCTGGCTCGTCTCGCCTCCCGTCGCTTTTGTCCGCACCCGAATCCCGTCACCTGCTCAGGCCCATCCCTTCGCTTCGCTCTTGACCGCACTCGCCCATCCATGATTGCCGAGCCTCGCACTCGCGAAGTCTAATCTGTCCGATGCGCATCGGACGGCTGATATATGTTTTCTACGATGATAAAAGTCTGGCCGTCGGATGTGAATCTCACCACCGTCGGTGAGAGGTTATCACTCGACAGTACAAGCGGGAACGTGGAAGGGTCAGCGACAGATGATGTCCGCCGGCCCATTCGACGGTCAAAGCGAGGATAAAAGAATCCCGCGGTCAGTAAAACGAATCATACCTCTCACGTTCGCTGCCTGCACCGCCTTTTCCTACGCGTTTTTCCGTTCCTCGATTGGTTACCCACCTTGTGGTTGGAGATATTAGTGTGGTTCCCACATGGTCAAGTTTTGGGCGAGGCGATATACAAGCAGCTGGCATTAGTCCGACGTTGCTGCACGTGCGACGGGAGGCACGAGGGCCGCGTCGCGCGGGCAACACGTGAGCTGGCGTCCGGACTCGGCGCCCGGCCTCCCACGTGCGGCCGGGGAGAAGATCCAAGGATGAGAGCAGGAATCTGGTCAAAGGACCGGGTGGTGGAGTTCACGTGGGAGGTGGTAGAAAGGAAGTGAAAGTAAGCACGTTTAAGGGAGATGACAATGACGCATATAGGGTGATAGGGTGGACACATCACGGAGACACATACAATATATATAATGGAATGGTGAATCTTGTCGACAGAGCTTAATGATGTGTTCATGGAAGCAAGTACGTGGTTAGGCAATGCAACTTTACTTACAGTGTGGGCTATAGCTTTTTAGTGGACGCTAATTGTAGTGAGAGAGAGTTAGGGTAGGCATGTGCATGCATGACATATTGTTTGCACCCTTGAGTTTGGCTGGAGTTTATCTGCAGTGCACTGTGTTTGCTGATACCTCAAGTGTTGAGCATGAGGAGGCGCATAAcattgaaaaaaaaagataaagagaaTCATAGTTATATAACAGCTTCTTTGAATAGTTTGTGATCATGCTTTCGTGTTTGATTATCCTCCTCGGATGCAATGCTGCTACACTGTGGTTCAAACCAATTATTGGGAATGTTGCTAACACTCCTCATATTTATGTAATAGAATGACTCCAACACAATATCATCTTCATGTGATATTGTAATAgggagtgtatatatatatatgaatttttctCGTAAAAcgtttttattttgaaaaatatccAAACAGCACACTTTCTTTTTTGAAAGACAATATTACCCTATAAAAATGATTGAGTTCAAATTAAATCAGAGAAATAATTGGTTTAACTTAAACCAGTTCTTTTACCATACACTATACATCCATATTTCATTGGAATCCCAATCACTGCAATATGCGTCAAAAAGGTTTAGAGTTATTATTGTCGCTAAGGTTTCTTCCATTTTCATTGCTATCGACACTGTAAGGTTTATTCTACAAACAATTTGGTATGTCTCCATTCCTACAAACAATTTTCTAGTCTATCAccctaaaaataattttttagagTTCTATATCTACTAAACATTTGGATACTTATTACTCTTTCGTATTGATGTTTAGTGTTCTGAATATTATAAAGCTAGCTCGTAAGCTAGTTTTGTCATTTGCACAGATCAAATATTTTGAGcaattttttgttaaaaaaaaaaatctttcttatCCTATAGTTTCCTAAAGTTTAAGATGCCTTTTCTATTATATACATTAACATATGATATTAGTAGTGTGTATTGTGGTCAGACAGTATGGGCTGTGGACATCAGGTTTACCTAATATAAACTGATTAGATTAAGGGGTATGGTTAAAAACCACAAAACATGGACCTGTACTAATTCCTAATGAAATAGTTTTTCCAAGAATATTTATTTTGTGTTGCTAACTGCTATAAAATAGTGTCTATGAGTTGCTTAAAAAAATAACTTGATCAATTGTAACTACCAACCTGGTGAAATACTACTCCAAATCATTTGAAACTCAAGTGAAAGCATTGCATTACACCCAGATGCACTTctatcttaaaattttaaatatttttctaaatttttaaGCATCTTAAGAGTGTGTCATTTTcctattttctcttatttttttttatttctactgAATTAAGAAGGATTCCTGCAATATTTTCTAATCCAGTTTGGTTTTAACtagaaaaaaatcatatcatcaagCACTTATTATATGTGTAGAAATTCCAAAGCTATCTACAAGAATGTTGACACAAGCATaggtatatttttatttacaatcttttatatttaattttatttaaactataattattaatttattaattttatctttgcGATTAGATCATTCGAATGATGAAAAGAGGTCAAAAAGCCCTTCTAAACAATTGTTATAGGATGAAGCTTTCATTTAGATATTATAAAGAGAACTTTATTTGACCATTTCCTAGATATCTctgatataatcatatctcatcaattaatttcaataATTATATAATGATGGTCTGAAAATGATAAGTTTTTGATAAATAGAGTCGAACTATCGTTTTCTATGTCAAATGTATCTCTTCTTTTTAATATATTGATTATTGAAGAAATTATTGATATGAAGATATCTAGATCTTCTATGTATCTTACAAGAAAGTATTTTTTATATGAAGGACCAAGTCGTAGCGCTTTGGAAAGGTGGATGATAGCATTACATCCATGTGAAAATGAGGAATCAACCATCGATTTTTGTTAAATTTATGtgctatatatatttgcatatatatatatatatatatatatatatatatatatattatattgtcAAAGCAACTATAGATTGTTGTGGTAATTAACATCAATGATTGATAATCTCAAATTTTTTAATAAGTATAATCGGATAATAATAgtttattcatttatttctaaGAGGATCCTATTAGTGGAAGAGATAATATAAAGATTTAATTTATACAAGTGTCAGTTTGTTAGCTATTTGAAAAGACATATATTCGTATTGTAGGTAAGTTGCGTAGATATGTATAGTTTGTATTGGAAAATCGCAAAGAGCATCGTATGTgtagtgaaaaataaaaataaaaactagttttctAAAAACAGATTTATCAAATCATTGTGTGAAGATTAGGAGTATAAAACTCGAAAACGATAAAAACCGTGTAACTGCATAAAGTGGTTGAGACCTTCTCACATAAGGGAGATCTTATATCCCAAAAACTGTAGATCTTAGTCCATGGATGAAAGAGCTCTCATaaactcctctctagtggtacTCCACACAGCGGATGCGGCGACGACGCACCTCCTTGTACAACACGTTCTTTCGTTACATTCATGCACCACTACACTATAGTAACCAAAGAGGGATTGATATCTCTTGCTATCCTCTCACACCAAAGAGGGGGTAGTCAGTTAGAGGAAAAGGCAGAGAGGAGATGATGGAGGGGGTAGTCTAGCTATGATCCCttttaatcccaactcttatttatagagttggAACATTCTTTTTGGGGATTAGATTTCCATTCAATAACCCTTAGCTTAATGAATATTGGatctgttagtcataggtgccatacAAGCTAATcaggtgagtgatgacacgtgtgatatgatatgcactttttttgcttattattattctaacattttatcattttatattgcttgatgcataagtatattgtgatgtccatggatctgtgcaatgagaatcggatcgtgatgagatcacgataatgagaccgattcatctttaaacacagaccttaaataatcttggacataggttactcgagagggacatcaagataaccaaacATACTTGTGTACTGTATATCCGTCAATATGATAGAGGCGactgatctcatagctactcatgtggggatactatgactatagtgtaggtgctcattggagaattagttcactgattgatctgctcatagaattctagatggttgatgataccttcttATCAAACAGCAATTCCgtcgtcctagtggtgtacctgatccttagacttaagacactaaggatgttctgtatgagtactccactatttgattctggacttataggtttggaagttctagatctagcacaaccgatcatcgagagtggcagcccaccttacaagggctactgagtgtcgatagaagatcatctgctctcaatatgatgagaggaatatctaatgtatttttgctcaaacaaatctttggccaaggtcattcagattaagagaaaaagagttatccgagagaatccgattagagcgagactcaagaagAAATAGTAtgagcctgacaacaccatgcccagtatgtagtctctaggatattaaatggacaagggactataggtacactgtaactgaggatagataggtctaaaaggattggatttccctatatcgtctagggactatgacgtagtggtatgactcacggctagctcgatattgggcctagagggtcacacacatatggtaggcgttgcgatgagtagaggttcggatatgagatatctatctgagcccctatcttattggatatccaataagcccctaaattattggatcctatggatgagatccaataagagccaatgagagattattggatagagatccactaatctaagaggcttgagtagttggatggagatccaatacccaatagggcatgatccattaatgttaagttgacaggggacctctataaataggagggaaccaatggttcataggctagagtctcttTAGGttaccatctcctattctcctctccccctctcctccacAAATAGTAGGCCTAAAGActtaaggagcatcgtcgcagccctgcttgtggatcaccgctagagaggagggcatttgACCTTCtataccctctcctaaagatctatagggattcagggatatacgatctccctaggtaaaataaattttaatatacacagttttaagtttcgcggattttacgcatcaatcttcgcacgacgatgaacacattgatgagaaatttgagaattttgtttttatgttcttctgctgcggATGTGATGTTACCCCCTAGATTTTtctacaataataataacaaaaaagattgTGCAGagtatcacacgtgtcatcacttacgtgattggtttGCCGGGCACCTGTAACTAGTAGTTTGTAAATTAAGTATAATCTTTAAGGATTCTTATAACTAGTAACATGTAACTAGTAGTTTGTAAATTACATGATTGGTAGTTTTGTGAGCATATCCTTGCTTTAAGTCATGAACTGAAGTACAATCTTCAAGGATGCCTTTTTGTATTGTAGGTAAGTTACATGTCTATTTATATTGTAGGTAAGTTACGTACATGTACATAGTATGGAAATTATTGTATTAGTAATTTGGTATAATATGAGATCAAAAGTTATGATCTTTGATAGGGATGATTTTGTTAGCACGTCCCATGCTTTAAGTCATTACTGAAATAAAATCTCAAAcaactaaaatgatataaaaaatatcatctgaTATAGTTAGTTATTCTAAAATTAGATTTGTAATTGTATGTTGTTTTGAAAAGTTATCCTAATGATCATATTTCATTATTTGTAGATCACTATTGAGTTAAATCCTTTATCATGTGAGGCATAGTTAAATTCATACAACTCACCGATTAATGAGCTATCACCTAAAGGACCACCTGTTGGTCAAATTCCTaccattatagtatttttagatAACTAGGTAACGAATTTGTTTCTTATTCTAACAACAAGACACTTATGAAACATTCGATACATGTATAGACGTTGTCCAAGAGAATAATGCAAGACACTTGAACCCCAATAATCACATTATAAAAATTGTGATACATGTCTTGATGCACTTAGGACATTCATGTTCTTTGTGAGGCAACATAATTAGAGTCATGCAATCGATAAAATGTTACCCAATGAGCTTAAGAAAATATGTACTGATGATAGAAATATAAATATATGGTCTACAAACTTATGCCACGTAATCTCTATGAAATGAGTAgtcataagaagaaaaaaatgaaggaaaattgTGAAAAAGAGATGATGAACCCTTGGAAAAGAATAAACTAGATGAGGCGGACCTGAATATCATTTCTCTTCTCGATGATGAAGTGAAGCTAAATCTCAAGAACAATGATTAACTAAGAAAAAGAGATGACAACAATTTTAAAAGttgttaatattttttataagatgcCAAACAAACTTAGAAGATGTCTGATCTGAGTTATTTTGATCTTGTAGACTATTGAGAAAAATGAAGTCGTTGTCATAAAaaatgaagtcgttgtctgatcTGAGTTATAAGAGAAGAAGTGCTATTAATCTTATGCAAGCTAAAGTCGTTGTCATAaattacatgataatttttacttATATCTTGATTATATATAATAACTATTCCATTTATTGTTAAATATAAGACAACTAACATTTCCTTAATGTTATAATTTATCAATCAAAGTTATTTGGAAAGAATAGaagtggaaagaatagaagataagaagctttattgaagtagcttgaatgcattaacatgtccctctcttatttatatagattaggagggaggattttcctcaatagaatataatatttccctcaacagagtagagagatttcctcatatagttgagaaTATCTTATacgctatcatgcccccgcaagatggtgctcctatcaaggataccaatcttagatcaatgcaaagcaaacagtttatgagccagaggcttcgtgagtagggcaagagcagatcgctgttgttgctgttgctgcggctgcgacgacgatgatgacggctacagtagaggagaaagctatagcaatagagaaagctatagcaatgctaTAGTAGAGGAAGAAGCAGCAGTAGATGAGGAAGCTATAGCgatgctatagtagaggagaaagctgcaacaTAGGAGGAAGcagcagtagaggaggaagctgcagcgatgt of the Musa acuminata AAA Group cultivar baxijiao chromosome BXJ3-2, Cavendish_Baxijiao_AAA, whole genome shotgun sequence genome contains:
- the LOC135631464 gene encoding AP2-like ethylene-responsive transcription factor AIL5, producing the protein MNMNASDNWLDFSLSQQRCLLEAFSDAPHHHGGIEGTDEETNAATELVALAGMGPKLEDFLGGPPGRYSGGDVDTGPKGVCDSDLKTIAAGFQRGIPAEQEKPKAAQKAPLEESRMAADSFGQRTSIYRGVTRHRWTGRYEAHLWDNSCRRQGQSRKGRQVYLGGYDKEEKAARAYDLAALKYWGPTTTTNFPVSNYEKELEEMKNMTRQEFVASLRRKSSGFSRGASIYRGVTRHHQHGRWQARIGRVAGNKDLYLGTFSTQEEAAEAYDIAAIKFRGVNAVTNFDMSRYDVERIVSSNLPVGGIAGRSSASTSSDTMSVDVRHQIEHHDPWATLGLIANIPMKQDHDFCSLLTLHQHHHHHQQHGQALDFGLFSSSSVAMDLAAAYSNNDMSQESGSELPERQQEQSQSSSQCYSFPPCVTTVGSFGGNGYGGYNYVGDWVAPPPSYYHQTSKPDVAACHTAIFGME